A window from Fragaria vesca subsp. vesca linkage group LG5, FraVesHawaii_1.0, whole genome shotgun sequence encodes these proteins:
- the LOC101315154 gene encoding uncharacterized protein LOC101315154, with product MDLVVSNMPQNVDGSLAVRCRYSGKGFMFSIHQRMNYAYLFEYICERFRLSATDVIELHYSLPGCPLSFLHNDNDFQMLFIGAKIYNLDCVEIIVEKNSERCSKRTSVSCEDSCFEVLDEDDYLTEGYRSEVSKPYLSREWGSYIQCEGQKFRGGASEFRDKLPKYAIEVGFTFVYTRNDWYRIHAVCSNMGTENCEWHVAGYSESLDGCFYIDSLNNVHTCKGVLRQKKHVRLGSKVVKTCIQEDISYNMSLKPRDIQIKMQSAYGFEISYKVAWKANQSARDMIYESEAESFNMLSWFREAVLASNPGFVFVLEVHPDTNQFHRLFIAYACCIEGFKFCLPVLYVNDTFGKSLYKGTILCATERTGNKGCFPLAMCVCDSETEDNWCFFFRHLKDLLESQGRVVTLMSDRGNGLLGSFSKVLPGHPHLFCYMHLSANLMNRYGGVSGTMKNKFFELAYASSPAQYRLHLRKLREIGDAKIIDNFLKDMPLENWCRAFFRGSRYGNMANSMAESYNAWFAEEREMPAYGMLDQTRIKLMNQMGEKRDEAQLWTTPLTPKMQDRLKERMDATSQFNMVYSTTNIYEVRGKYSHVVDLGICSYTCRKWEIECFPCSHALAAIQAVSKDVYAFVDQHYFADYCKKCYDVPLFPLSNADMASAESANDEFIHPPHVKRAPGRPKKKRFKSSGETQKKLIRCGRCQKLGNHNKTTCTEPL from the exons ATGGATCTCGTAGTGAGCAATATGCCTCA AAATGTGGATGGTTCTTTGGCTGTTAGGTGTCGTTATTCTGGAAAAGGTTTCATGTTCTCTATTCATCAACGAATGAACTATGCTTACTTGTTCGAGTATATTTGTGAAAGGTTTCGGTTGTCTGCAACTGATGTTATTGAGCTTCACTATTCACTTCCTGGTTGTCCTCTCTCTTTCCTGCATAATGACAATGATTTTCAAATGTTGTTTATTGGTGCTAAGATATACAATTTGGATTGTGTTGAAATTATTGTGGAGAAGAATAGTGAACGTTGCAGCAAGAGAACTTCTGTTTCATGTGAAGATAGCTGTTTTGAAGTTTTGGATGAAGATGATTATTTGACTGAGGGATATAGGTCTGAGGTGTCAAAGCCTTACTTATCAAGAGAGTGGGGTAGTTATATCCAATGTGAAGGGCAGAAGTTTCGTGGTGGTGCCTCTGAATTTCGAGATAAGCTGCCCAAATATGCAATTGAAGTTGGCTTCACCTTTGTGTACACCAGAAATGATTGGTATAGAATTCATGCAGTATGCAGCAACATGGGAACCGAAAATTGTGAATGGCATGTTGCTGGTTATTCTGAATCTTTAGATGGATGTTTTTATATTGATTCTTTGAACAACGTACACACTTGCAAAGGCGTTCTTCGCCAGAAAAAGCATGTTCGATTGGGGTCTAAAGTTGTCAAGACTTGCATTCAAGAGGATATTAGCTACAATATGTCATTGAAGCCAAGGGATATCCAGATAAAGATGCAGTCTGCTTATGGTTTTGAGATATCATACAAGGTTGCTTGGAAAGCAAACCAAAGTGCTAGGGATATGATTTATGAATCTGAGGCTGAATCTTTTAACATGTTATCCTGGTTTAGGGAAGCTGTTTTAGCGAGTAACCCTGGTTTTGTTTTTGTCTTGGAAGTGCATCCTGATACCAACCAATTCCATAGGCTTTTTATTGCCTACGCATGTTGTATTGAAGGTTTTAAGTTCTGTCTACCTGTATTATATGTCAATGACACTTTTGGCAAGAGTCTTTACAAGGGGACCATCCTCTGTGCAACTGAAAGGACTGGAAATAAAG GTTGTTTTCCTTTGGCCATGTGTGTATGTGATTCTGAGACTGAAGATAATTGGTGTTTTTTCTTCCGGCACTTGAAGGATTTGCTGGAATCCCAAGGTAGAGTGGTTACATTAATGAGTGATCGTGGTAATGGATTACTCGGTTCTTTCAGTAAGGTACTTCCTGGTCATCCTCACTTGTTCTGTTACATGCATTTGTCGGCCAATTTGATGAATAGATATGGTGGAGTGAGCGGTACTATGAAAAATAAGTTTTTTGAGTTAGCATATGCATCTTCCCCTGCCCAATACCGTTTGCATTTAAGAAAGCTTAGAGAAATTGGTGATGCAAAAATTATAGATAATTTTCTGAAGGATATGCCTCTTGAAAATTGGTGCCGTGCATTTTTCCGTGGATCACGTTATGGGAATATGGCTAATAGCATGGCTGAATCTTATAATGCCTGGTTTGCTGAAGAGCGTGAGATGCCGGCATATGGTATGCTTGATCAGACTAGGATAAAGTTGATGAATCAGATGGGTGAGAAGAGGGATGAAGCTCAACTCTGGACCACACCACTTACTCCTAAAATGCAGGATCGTTTGAAAGAACGTATGGATGCTACTTCACAGTTTAATATGGTTTACTCGACCACAAATATCTATGAAGTTCGAGGGAAGTATTCTCATGTTGTTGACCTTGGTATTTGTTCTTACACGTGTAGAAAATGGGAGATTGAATGTTTTCCTTGCTCTCATGCTCTTGCTGCAATTCAAGCTGTCTCAAAGGATGTTTATGCATTTGTAGATCAGCATTACTTTGCTGACTACTGCAAGAAGTGCTATGATGTTCCACTTTTCCCTCTTTCTAATGCTGATATGGCTTCTGCTGAATCTGCTAATGATGAGTTTATACATCCTCCCCATGTGAAGAGGGCCCCTGGAAGGCCGAAGAAAAAGAGGTTCAAGTCAAGTGGAGAGACTCAAAAGAAGCTCATTCGTTGTGGCCGGTGTCAAAAATTGGGCAATCATAACAAGACGACCTGCACTGAACCTCTTTGA